A genomic segment from Ciconia boyciana chromosome 5, ASM3463844v1, whole genome shotgun sequence encodes:
- the LOC140652267 gene encoding C-X-C motif chemokine 2-like, with product MRLLPAALALALLLSNLVPGGGLSLESLLTNMRCKCIKSTAQVINLGLILAIDVTPPGIHCRRKEIILTLRKNKKVCVAPEAPWIQLLIHKLTQRNATKKEAAARLRREVAWWAGGAERWCWPPRRSPATSLPLSGYSNK from the exons ATGCGGCTGCTGCCGGCGGcgctggccctggccctgctcctgaGCAACTTGGTACCGGGGGGCG GTCTGTCACTGGAGAGCCTGCTGACCAACATGAGGTGCAAGTGCATCAAATCGACCGCCCAGGTCATCAACTTGGGGCTGATCCTTGCCATCGACGTTACGCCGCCGGGTATTcactgcaggaggaaggagatcAT CCTCACCCTGAGGAAGAACAAGAAGGTTTGCGTGGCCCCCGAGGCACCCTGGATCCAGCTGCTCATCCACAAGCTGACGCAGAG GAACGCCACCAAAAAAGAAGCGGCGGCGCGGCTGCGGCGAGAAGTGGCgtggtgggctgggggagcggaGCGGTGGTGCTGGCCCCCTCGCAGATCTCCCGCCACGTCTCTTCCTCTGTCCGGATACAGTAACAAATAA
- the LOC140652499 gene encoding alveolar macrophage chemotactic factor-like, with amino-acid sequence MAAWVALLLGVLLVTHRPGDAALLEANGNLSCRCAKTTRAFISPRKYSSVEIRPVGSSCRRLEVVIKLRSLERVCVDPDSPWVKKLLQDLPNLRKKEAPH; translated from the exons ATGGCTGCGTGGgtggccctgctgctgggggtgctgctggTGACCCACCGCCCCGGGGATGCAG CTCTCCTGGAAGCCAACGGCAACTTGAGCTGCCGCTGTGCCAAGACCACCAGGGCCTTCATCTCCCCACGGAAATACAGCAGCGTCGAGATCCGGCCAGTGGGGAGCAGCTGCCGGCGCCTGGAGGTGGT GATTAAGTTAAGAAGCCTGGAGAGGGTCTGTGTGGATCCTGACAGCCCTTGGGTGAAGAAACTGCTGCAGGACCTCCCTAACCT gaggaagaaagaggctCCCCACTGA